The Xiphophorus couchianus chromosome 22, X_couchianus-1.0, whole genome shotgun sequence genome includes the window ttgctttttttttttgttaatcttaTTGATCAATATCACAGTTGAAAGTGCATTAACTTCCTCTTGGAACTTGTGACTGACATTCCAATTCTAAAGTTCTTGTTTCTAAGAAATCTTGCTTGACtagaaaaaacagacagaataaaTCTCCTTAACCTGTTCTcttgtgtttgtctttaaataattgAATACAATGGCAGAAACTTaactctttctttgttttgtagttGATTGTGATTTCTAGAAaagcattaaaagtgtcaaattTGACTTAATTTATTGTCTCTTTCAGCTGTAGCAACACCTCTGCTGGGCACTGAGCAGTGTGCCCGCGGCCCCCCCTACTGGTGCCAGAGCTTAAAGACGGCATCACTGTGTAAAGCTTTTTCTCACTGCCAGCAAAATGTGTGGAGCAAACCTCAGATGGTGAGATTTTTATAATTTGGACTTTTCTGGCCATTTCTAAATGCggtgtgttttctaaaaatgtttgccaCTTTTTCTCCAGAAAACAGTACCATGTGACATGTGTAAAGAGATATTGATGGTGGTTGAACAATTGCTGAAAGACAATGCAACTGAGGTAAAATGAGGCAAAAATTCAGAGTTTCTTCAGTCTTTGCTGAGATTTAAAAGCAtcaatgatgtttttattgcaggCGGAAATTCTTGGGTATCTGGAGAAGGCGTGTCATCTCATCCCTGATCAGGGTCTGGGAGCTGAGTGCAAGGAGATAGTGGACAGCTACTACCCCATCCTCCTTGGGATAATCACTGGGGAACTGGTGAGCAACATTGCTTGGAATATAATGCTTTTAAATTAAGTGTTATCCTATTTTGTATTAAAGTTTATCAATTAAACTGGGTAAGTCAATCTGCTCATTGACATGGGGTGGGAGGAACAGAAGCAGCTGTGTGGACAAAGTGCACTCTGCTGAAAAGGGGCCATTGATGAGGAAGTGAATCTAAATCTGAAGGAGAACAGAGCAGTCGCTGTGCAACCCACAACCCtgacaaaaagcatttttacttCTCCTCTTAACTCTCACCTGCTAGAACAAGACATGGAgcaaaattagctaaatttaaataaagccaCTTACCATGAttttccttgattttttttttttttttgtttttttttttcttctttaaggaGGATCCAGGTGTAGTGTGCGGTGCGATGGGTTTGTGTAAATCTGCCCAGATGTCCCTAGCCAGGTTTGAGTCCCAGGAGGAGCTCAAGACCAATGAAATCCCTGAGATGGACCTTGCCCAGCGTGTGGCACCCTTCCTGCTCAATGTTCCTAACCTCCTGTATCCCCAGAATACAGGATATCCTGCTCCAAAGCAGGTACTCTTGCAGTCACCCCTCTGCTCATCTAAAGAAGCCTtgccatttaaattttttttcttttaatcttgtTTTGAACATCTTTCCTTCAATAGACGGGTGACGTAGTGTGCCAGGACTGCATCAAGTTCCTCTCTGATGCTCAGGCAGAAGCGAAGGCCAACACCTCCTTCATCGACACTCTGATTCAGAACATTGAGCACCAGTGTGATATGTTGGGACCAGGCCTGTCCGATATGGTAAAGACTTAAAATGCGTCTATTTCATATGAATCCAAATGACCTGAAATCAGACTTTAAACTGTTGTTTCTCATTGCAGTGCAAGCAGTACGTAGGACAGTATGGCCCTGCTGTTGTTCAGCAGCTGATGTCCATGGTGAGTCCTTGTGGGTTCTTTAGAGTCTTTAAGACCCATCCCCCCATGTTGTAACATGAATCTAATGCTTAGACCTCAGTACTAAtggctgattttgttttttgaggttGCTGAGCCCATGTTTGTGCCAACAgcagtttcatttgtttttgtttagtgtttttcaCTGTATGAATTACTCTAAAAAGTTTCCTTTTATTAATTTTGCCTGTATTCCCCATTTACTTTTATCCTCTTCATCCATGTCATTCTGTTCTTTCCCTCTTTTACCCCCTGGGTTTTTTTGCTGCCCCCCAGGAACAGGTAGGTCACTCTGTGTTCAGCCTGTAGTCTTTTAACCTCTAGTTCTTCTACTTGCTCTTGGGAAGTCCATTTTTTGCACTTAACACTTGCCACTGATGCATGAGAATAGTTGTTTCACACATCTGAACTGTTTACCTTAGAACTACTCACTATTCAACATCACGTTAAATGACCACAGTAAAAGTTTCTTTTGCTTCCAAACTTGCTTCACAGTCGTGCAATGCAGGAGCATCTCAAATGTTAGTGATGgaattcaaaaagtaaaactcttGTTTACATTTGCAATAGTGATtttgataaatacattttggtctttattttgattattgcTCATGGCTgctttaaaaacccaaaactagTTTCTCAAAAAATTCTGACTCTTACACAGGATCAGTGCTGCACCGTTTATTTGGTCAGGACTCCTCTTGCATGAATTACATTAGTGTGACCTTGCACTGAGTTCAgcgatgtgtttttttttttttttacattccagCACTTCAAACCGCCAGCTTTAATACAGATTGAAGTGCCAATTCACATCATGTCAGTTCAGTCAGATTGAGAGTTAAGTATGCAATAAAACGGATTTTGGTGATCAAATGATGCAGACACATGCAGTTAATACAACtggttaaagttttttttgttttgacaactCAGCTGATTTCTGGGAGTCATTGACTCACTGCATTCGCTTTCATTCAGCTTCTTCTTTCATGGTTTACTATTCTTACTGACCTCCAGTGCGGTCTTCCCCCAACATTGTTTAAACCACAACGTAAGCGGAACGGTTTCTGTAACAAAATCCTGCTGCATTGGTctaatgtttaaattttctgGGAAGCtgagttttggattttttttttttttggctgaaatcCATAAAGGAAAATTGACACCCTGTGTGTAATCTATGTACCGTAGTACaagctttactttttaaatttgtattgcTGATCTTTACCTCTTCAGTGAGATGCTCCTGTATATTCAAGGGGATTTGCACATTGTGCTGAGAGATGCACTAATCTTCAGTTGGACAGTTGTCTGTTTCTGAGTTGGTTCTCCAGTTATTAACACTGGGTGTGTTTGGCACTGATAAAATGGCTGCGTTAGGTGTTTGGATTGGTTTTGTGGTCTGTACTGCGTGCATAGTGCATGACTGGCAGTGTTGTGTAACGACATGTTCACATTCCTAACGACATGCCCCAAGGCAGCGCTGCAGAAGATGGAACACTGACTGCTAAATTAATGGTTTACTTCTCTCCACAGCAACCAAAGGAGATCTGTGCTCTTGCCGGTTTCTGTCCGGAAATGAAGAAGTCCGTCCCCATGTTGGACCTTCAGCCTGCAAAGGCCATCCCTGCTGCCAAAACCATGGTGGCTGCTAAACTTTTCCCTGCCACCAAAGTTGAGGCTCCTGCTTCCAGGGTGGGTATTGGGAGGTGGATTTTAATGAtttctcactttattttttaaaattaaaaatcactttttctacataattaaacattaatcatATTGCAGCCGATGGTACGCATCCGTGATTCGCCAACTTGTGCAATCTGTGAGTTTGTGATGAAGCAGTTGGAGTCCATGCTGCAGGATCATGCAACAGAGGTGGGGATATATCACAAGTTCTTCTTCCTAGTATCTTCAATTAAACAGCCCTGCTGCCTAAATTCTGCATGTGTTTGGCCTTAATGTGTCTGACTCTTGTTTATGGTTTCAGGAGGAGGTTGTTCAGACTGTGGAGAAGGTGTGCACATTTCTGCCCTCCTCTCTGACTGCCCAGTGCAAAGACCTGGTTGAGACGTACGGCCAGGCCATCATTGAGCTGCTGGTGCAACAGGCTGACCCCAAGACTGTCTGCACAGTGCTGGGACTCTGCAACGGTGCTAGCCGCGCATATATTGGTACATGGTcgcttttaaatatattttcatcgTATTTCCTTTGTTGCTATGGTGAAGTATTAGGGCCacgctaagaaaaaaaaaaaaaagtcataacgttatggcttttttttttttttttaatatgaccCTTACCTGTGTGGTCCAGCTTGGTCTGTTTAATGTAAACCATAGATATGCAAAACTGAGATTAAAGTAGTTCAAcgtatggaaaataaatatgttcCAGTTGCCCTGGACAAGGCTCGTTTTGAAGTTGGCGGCTACTGTGAGGTGTGCAAAATGGCCGTGAGTTACATCGATGGCATTCTGCAGAAGAACGCCACAGAGCAAGAGATTGAGGAGGCTGTGAAGAAAGTATGCAGCTTCCTGCCTGACTCGTACAAGACGGAGGTGAGTGGtggttaactttttttttttttctcatttttttttttatatatacacacaaacaTAACTTTACATCAACCCTGTTGTATGATTCTGTCTGCAGTGTGACCAGCTGATTGAACAGTATGAGCCAGTTCTcgtccagctgctgcttcagaTGCTCGACCCAGACTTTGTGTGTACGGTAAGTAATTTCTCTTTTGTGGGAGAGATGCACTTGTAGGCAGATCTATATAATATGCTATGGATTTTCATCAATGTTGAAATTCAGTCTGAAATCTGCATCTTTTGTTACAGAAAGTGGGAGCTTGCCCTGCAGCTAACCGTCGTTTCCTAGAAATGTTGGCGTGTTCCCGGGGGCCTGACTACTGGTGCAAGGTCAAGGGAGCAGCAGAATTGTGCGGCGTAAGTACACGGATCTTCAACAGGATACTTTCATGTCAAACTGGGCTGCcatgaattttgttttctggttaaTCCACGAAACTACTTGgattagaaaaaaactttaatttcataCAAGATCAAATGTGAACACATGGTGTTGATGAGATTGAAATGGACATGAACAAAATTTGGTGCAAAAGAAGCAAGTTTCCTTTGCaccaaatatatttacatatttcacTAAAATATATAAGGAACtttaatgattttattaatAGTAGTGGGTATAGTTATAACCGATTCATTTTGATAAACATTTACAGAAGAATTTAACACTGAAGtgaaaattagttttgtttgtgGTCAATCTGTATCCCCTGCGCAAAAATGCTATGAAAGGTTGCCATAGAAACATTATGCAACTTGATAATGCCCTCAACTTCAGGCCTGATCATAATGTgcataaaatgtcttgttttaccAATCAGTCTGATTAGTAAAACAATCAGATTGGTAAATTTGTAATACAGGAGAAAATATCTTCAGCCTAAGGAAAACGATGCATGATTGGATGTGAAAGGACGAACAGTAAGCTGCAGTGGTAGAGTACTAAAGTAACTTGGCGATTCACTAACTATTTTACTATCACCTAAAAGAAACTCTTAAATTTCACCCAAAATTATGCTAATTTCATGCCGTTTAAATTAACATGGGATGAAatcatgcaaagaaaaaacCCCCCGCAGATGTCAATGAACCCAAAATTaacttgcaaaataaaaatttcaatcaaggatgaaaaaatattaaagtcagaGGGAAGCTTAAATAGCCTAACTATTCTGTAGAAATGCTGTTTTGCATCTGTCAGTTTTTTTGAAATTACTGATTTATGATGCCTATCTAAACCTGTTTCTGTCTTTCAGACTGTGGCTCACTGCAAACGTTATGTGTGGAAGGAATAGAGCATGACGACGAGCTGGAAACggaaattaaaaggaaaattactTTAGAGCTGCTTCCATTATTAATTTTTGTCTAATAGACTAAAACTGCTGTGATGTCTGACTAAAATGACTTCATGTTTTGAATATGATGGAAATGgactagctttttttttttttttttttctctatagtTTGGGAGATGAAGGGTTTGAAGGTGGGAGGTTGGGGTGAAGACACAAGTGATGTGAAACTTGGTCAGGTCTgatttttgtatgtattttctGTATTGCTTGCTTGAAATGACAGATTGAACTTATTTCACCCCTATAGATTTACTGACTGCAACCTTGTGAACCAATTACTATTGTACTGGCTTGTCATTATCTTAGCAAATATGTGTGAATCTTGAacattttgcagatgtttttatgAGCACATGTGGAGGCTACTTCTTAATGTTTGCACTCTTATCTTTGTAAATTTGTCTGCAATGCCAGAATCTTAAATCTGCTTTGTGCAACTGAACGATTCAGTTGATTTGACTATCAATTAAAGTAATTTCCAAACCAAAACAGCTCTGTCTCCATATTAACCTTGAGTCATCACACTTTGTACAAactttgcaaatatattaaatcTATAGTCATGCTTAGTGGCATTTTTGCTTACCAAAGC containing:
- the psap gene encoding prosaposin isoform X2, with amino-acid sequence MLLLTLLFVSSAVATPLLGTEQCARGPPYWCQSLKTASLCKAFSHCQQNVWSKPQMKTVPCDMCKEILMVVEQLLKDNATEAEILGYLEKACHLIPDQGLGAECKEIVDSYYPILLGIITGELEDPGVVCGAMGLCKSAQMSLARFESQEELKTNEIPEMDLAQRVAPFLLNVPNLLYPQNTGYPAPKQTGDVVCQDCIKFLSDAQAEAKANTSFIDTLIQNIEHQCDMLGPGLSDMCKQYVGQYGPAVVQQLMSMQPKEICALAGFCPEMKKSVPMLDLQPAKAIPAAKTMVAAKLFPATKVEAPASRPMVRIRDSPTCAICEFVMKQLESMLQDHATEEEVVQTVEKVCTFLPSSLTAQCKDLVETYGQAIIELLVQQADPKTVCTVLGLCNGASRAYIVALDKARFEVGGYCEVCKMAVSYIDGILQKNATEQEIEEAVKKVCSFLPDSYKTECDQLIEQYEPVLVQLLLQMLDPDFVCTKVGACPAANRRFLEMLACSRGPDYWCKVKGAAELCGTVAHCKRYVWKE
- the psap gene encoding prosaposin isoform X1 is translated as MLLLTLLFVSSAVATPLLGTEQCARGPPYWCQSLKTASLCKAFSHCQQNVWSKPQMKTVPCDMCKEILMVVEQLLKDNATEAEILGYLEKACHLIPDQGLGAECKEIVDSYYPILLGIITGELEDPGVVCGAMGLCKSAQMSLARFESQEELKTNEIPEMDLAQRVAPFLLNVPNLLYPQNTGYPAPKQTGDVVCQDCIKFLSDAQAEAKANTSFIDTLIQNIEHQCDMLGPGLSDMCKQYVGQYGPAVVQQLMSMEQQPKEICALAGFCPEMKKSVPMLDLQPAKAIPAAKTMVAAKLFPATKVEAPASRPMVRIRDSPTCAICEFVMKQLESMLQDHATEEEVVQTVEKVCTFLPSSLTAQCKDLVETYGQAIIELLVQQADPKTVCTVLGLCNGASRAYIVALDKARFEVGGYCEVCKMAVSYIDGILQKNATEQEIEEAVKKVCSFLPDSYKTECDQLIEQYEPVLVQLLLQMLDPDFVCTKVGACPAANRRFLEMLACSRGPDYWCKVKGAAELCGTVAHCKRYVWKE